The Borrelia hispanica CRI genomic sequence ATCCCAAAAAATTATTTTTTGCTTGTAAATTTTCTAACAAAAATTTATGTGAATTATTTTTCTTAAACTTTGTAATAAAAATAAAAGTCGGTATTTTCAACTTTAAATCCTTCATATAAAACTCAAGTATTTGCAAACTTTCAACAGCCCATTTTTCTGCTATCATTGGAATTATAGCACAATCACTTACTACTAAAGCATTTGTTAACGTATAATCTAAACTAGGATTAGTATCTAATATGATAAAATCATATTTTGCTTTTAAAAAAGTTAATGCTTCCTTTAATTTTAATTCTTTAAAATTAATCACTTCTTTGTTAAATAAATGAAGACTTAAATAACTAGGTATTAAATCCAAATTTTTATCTACTGACACAATAGACCTATTAATATTTATAGCACCTTTAAGAACCCTATATATATTTCTAGAAACTATGTTAAAATTGTTTTGTTCAAAAATTCCATAAAAATAACTAGTGGTTGATGCTTGTGTGTCCATATCTATAAGCAATACTCTATATTTTTTTGATAACAATATTGCAAATATGATAGCACTCGTACTTTTACCAACACCACCTTTAATCGATGCAATACTAATTATTTTTGGTTTTTCTTTATCCATTTAGTTATCATGCCTCCTTCTGGCAA encodes the following:
- a CDS encoding ParA family protein; its protein translation is MDKEKPKIISIASIKGGVGKSTSAIIFAILLSKKYRVLLIDMDTQASTTSYFYGIFEQNNFNIVSRNIYRVLKGAININRSIVSVDKNLDLIPSYLSLHLFNKEVINFKELKLKEALTFLKAKYDFIILDTNPSLDYTLTNALVVSDCAIIPMIAEKWAVESLQILEFYMKDLKLKIPTFIFITKFKKNNSHKFLLENLQAKNNFLGFISEREDLNKKIAENNIFDLNKDYMKEYQGVLDVLFKKNK